A region of the Vigna unguiculata cultivar IT97K-499-35 chromosome 9, ASM411807v1, whole genome shotgun sequence genome:
caatatcatgtcacgtgtcaatgtcagtttttaatattcaatttggttctaatattcgttatttgtctttaatttggttctattttttttaaattaaacatttttgtccctctccaatttgagacaaaatttaatttatatataaatgttatatggatatttttattaaaatgcatatttttattaaatatttttaatttataattagagttagtttaaaattaaatatttttaacctcttaaaattttaaattaataaaaatgtgcattttaataaaaatatccatataacatttatatacaaattattttgtttcaatttgaagaggaacaaaaatgctaaagttttttaaaaaaagtatcaaattgaaaacaaataatgaatgttatgaccaaattgaatataaaaaactgactctgacacgtggcatgatattgCTTGACACgtggaattttttttaaataaaaaaattaaaaatcacaaaatgaatCATTGCATAATATgagcttgacacgtgtacatttaaaaaaaaatattaaaaaaattaaaaaataaaataaaaaagtcacaAAATGATACGTGACAGTTACGGTTCACATTAACTGTTTTAACgatgttaacaaaaatgaccaaattgaataaaattgacgaatattaggactaaattgaaaaagaaaacaaaaagtaggATCACATTGAAAAAACCGAAAAAACTAAGACCAAACcattatttaaactttatattatatctgtgataccaatattttttataatctaatttaaattaaaaaaaaatacatgattaaaatattaacacattaattattaattttgaatgtattattttttattaactgattgtaaaatataatattttttttttataaaacgtaatttaaattttacttaaatgagttatttatttttatttaaaatttgtgagtattatatattatattttttaaaacttatgaataaaatatatttttaagtattatatttttaaatagcaTTAATTAGCATAGGAACGTGTAAAGAGGTACAGAAGGGACATAATACTGGAAAACTGCTAACTGTACAACGTTGTGCTTGCATGTAagtttctcttcttcttcttccatgtCTATGTTAAGTAAGTATGTAAGTACttaatcatcatcaataacCCTATTTCTAACTTCAAAGATGAATCTGGGGGATGGGTTCTGTGTGTATTAAGATGTGAGTTGGGTCTTTACACACccacatttcattttaatttatcccttatattttatttatttattattattatttttttcttttttattttgaatcactGATAAGGGAATAACTCCATTATTCCTGTGGAACACGAATATTAAGCATCTTACTGAAGATATGCTTTTTACAGGGATTCGTATATAGAAACTCTGAAATTTCTCTCACACACCCTCAAGCCTAACGATTCTACCACTTCTATTGGTGAAACCCTTTTGAATATCCGTTAGATTGATCTAGTGGTTAAGAACGCTGGTGTAAAAGTCAGCACTGTTCAGAGTCAAAATTATTCGGCACACGGTGaagttttttatgatttctttAATGGGAGGCTGACGCGCACATTGCCCACACGTGCGTttatctttctcattttttcccTATTTTTTTCGGAGATCCGAGTGACTGTGTCGTAATGTCTGTAATTTCTGTGCCGCTGCTTGCACCTGGTTTGTTGTCTCCAATTTCTCTgttgatttcaatttgtttaTTGTTACGGCGGTCGTAATTCATTACAGTGAGTTGAGAACTTTTGACATAACAagaaaattgtttcaattttcGTATGTTTGCCTTTACTTTCTGTCTGAAAATTTTCAAGTTTGACTGGATGGGGAGTAATGACTGTTTTGCACTGCTGACTCAATCTTGTAATTTCTGGAGAACAATGATGGTTAGGTTTcatatcattttcaattttaactcgaaatttgtcaaattgttAAAGTTAAGTTTGTCTGAATGGGAAGCAATTATGGTTTTGCAGACTTGAAATTTCTTATCGATATGGTTTTAGATTTTCCTTCGTTTTATGTGAGTACTTGTTTGATTATCCCAGGCAGTTAAAAAATGTGGAATATAATTTGCTTTTATGATTTTTCTCGGTCAATATATTGATTGCTACAAGTCAaagaattagtaaaaaaatcTTCTGCTGATTTGGTTGTGATATAAAGGATGGATGCTTTAATGGGTTAATACTGGATAGTCCTTGGTGAACAGGGAACTGCATGCTGCTTAGTTTTGCTTGAGTTATGTCTTGAAACTTAACTTGAAATgagaggaaaagaaaatgataacTGTTTTTGCATACTGAATTTGACAAAAGAAGTTCATTTAGAATACAATCTGAGTTATTGTGTGTGATGGTGTAGAAAGTATGGAGGCTGAAGCATCGATTCCCTCAGATTCACTCCGGGTTCAGATTTCCAAATTCACTACCTCCGCCACTGAAGCTTACAAAAGAAAGCCAATCCATTATTGGATTTTTCTTGTTCTTGGCATCTTGGCAATGCTTGTGGCATTTCCTGCTTCCAGCATTCTGTCTCGTGTTTACTATGATAACGGTGGGAAGAGCAAGTGGATCATATCTTGGGTGGCTGTTGCTGGATGGCCCTTAACTGCATTGATACTGTTTCCTTCATACCTTATCAGTAAAACCTTTCCCACACCTCTCAACCTTAAACTGGTTCTGTCTTACATCGTTTTGGGTTTCTTTAGTGCTGCTGATAACCTCATGTATGCCTATGCTTATGCTTACCTCCCTGCATCCACTGCCTCACTTGTGGCATCATCATCCGTTGTGTTTTCTGCACTGTTTGGATACTTTCTAGTGAAGAACAAAGTGAATGCTTCAATTGTAAATGCTGTTTTTATCATAACTGCTGCATTGACCATCATTGCCTTGGACTCAAGTTCAGACAGGTATCCCAACATCACTGACAGAGAATACATCATGGGATTTGTGTGGGATGTTTTGGGATCTGCTCTTCATGGGCTTATTTTTGCGCTCTCAGAGCTGGTCTTTGTGATGTTGTTGGGAAGAAGATCCTTCATTGTGGTTCTGGAACAGCAAGTCATGGTTTCTCTGTTTGCTTTTCTGTTTACCACTGTAGGAATGATTGTGAGTGGTGATTTTCAGGGAATGGCACATGAAGCTACCACTTTCAAAGGTGGTAGAGCTGCTTATATTCTTGTTGTTATTTGGGGTGCAATCACTTTTCAATTGGGGGTGTTGGGTGGCACTGCTGTTATTTTCTTGGGTTCTACTGTGCTAGCTGGTGTGCTTAACGCAGTAAGAACACCCATAACTAGCATTGCAGCTGTTATTCTGCTGAAGGACCCTATGAGTGGTTTCAAGATCCTCTCGCTAGTGATCACCATTTGGGGATTTGGCTCGTATATCTATGGCAGTTCTATGAGTGAAAAAAATTCATGAGAGTGTAGCTGTATATTCCGGTTCATAAGATTCTCCTTAGATGTTGAAGGACGTGATTGTTGTAAAGTACGTATATAGTAACTCATGGTGTggttgttttagttttatattaattacaattCTATAGGTGAAAGATCATCATGAGGGAGTGTAACTATATATTCCACTTCTCATCATTCTCTTCATGAACTAGTGATTTATGAACCAGTGATTGCATGTGATACACTGTCTCACCTTTCAAATGCTTTTCATTA
Encoded here:
- the LOC114164474 gene encoding probable purine permease 5 isoform X2 → MEAEASIPSDSLRVQISKFTTSATEAYKRKPIHYWIFLVLGILAMLVAFPASSILSRVYYDNGGKSKWIISWVAVAGWPLTALILFPSYLISKTFPTPLNLKLVLSYIVLGFFSAADNLMYAYAYAYLPASTASLVASSSVVFSALFGYFLVKNKVNASIVNAVFIITAALTIIALDSSSDRYPNITDREYIMGFVWDVLGSALHGLIFALSELVFVMLLGRRSFIVVLEQQVMVSLFAFLFTTVGMIVSGDFQGMAHEATTFKGGRAAYILVVIWGAITFQLGVLGGTAVIFLGSTVLAGVLNAVRTPITSIAAVILLKDPMSGFKILSLVITIWGFGSYIYGSSMSEKNS
- the LOC114164474 gene encoding probable purine permease 5 isoform X1, whose amino-acid sequence is MSVISVPLLAPESMEAEASIPSDSLRVQISKFTTSATEAYKRKPIHYWIFLVLGILAMLVAFPASSILSRVYYDNGGKSKWIISWVAVAGWPLTALILFPSYLISKTFPTPLNLKLVLSYIVLGFFSAADNLMYAYAYAYLPASTASLVASSSVVFSALFGYFLVKNKVNASIVNAVFIITAALTIIALDSSSDRYPNITDREYIMGFVWDVLGSALHGLIFALSELVFVMLLGRRSFIVVLEQQVMVSLFAFLFTTVGMIVSGDFQGMAHEATTFKGGRAAYILVVIWGAITFQLGVLGGTAVIFLGSTVLAGVLNAVRTPITSIAAVILLKDPMSGFKILSLVITIWGFGSYIYGSSMSEKNS